Proteins encoded together in one Macadamia integrifolia cultivar HAES 741 chromosome 8, SCU_Mint_v3, whole genome shotgun sequence window:
- the LOC122086487 gene encoding ubiquitin C-terminal hydrolase 12 isoform X3 has product MYKIISPSQSLNLISQEDEEMLVPHSDFADGPQPMEVAQAETASTVENQPVEDPPSSRFTWTIENFTRLNAKKHYSDVFFVGGFKWRVLIFPKGNNVDHLSMYLDVADSVNLPYGWSRYAQFSLAVINQIHNKYTVRKDTQHQFNARESDWGFTSFMPLSELYDPGRGYLVNDTVIVEAEVAVRRVVDYWTYDSKKETGYVGLKNQGATCYMNSLLQTLYHIPYFRKAVYHMPTTENDMPSGSIPLALQSLFYKLQYSDNSVATKELTKSFGWDTYDSFMQHDVQELNRVLCEKLEDKMKGTVVEGTIQQLFEGHHMNYIECINVDYKSTRKESFYDLQLDVKGCRDVYASFDKYVEVERLEGDNKYHAEQHGLQDARKGVLFIDFPPVLQLQLKRFEYDFMRDTMVKINDRYEFPLQLDLDRENGKYLSPDADRRVRNLYTLHSVLVHSGGVHGGHYYAFIRPTLSDQWFKFDDERVTKEDVKRALEEQYGGEEELPQTNPGFNNTPFKFTKYSNAYMLVYIRESDKDKIICNVDEKDIAEHLRIRLKKEQEEKEHKKKEKAEAHLYTIIKVARNEDLVEQIGRDIYFDLVDHDKVRSFRIQKQMPFTLFKEEVAKDFGIPVQFQRFWLWAKRQNHTYRPNRPLTHQEEQQSVGQLREVSNKAHNAELKLFLEVELGLDLRPIPPPDKTKEDILLFFKLYDPEKEELRFVGRIFVKGTGKPVDILTRLNEMAGFAANEEIELYEEIKFEPSVMCEHIDKKLTFRSSQLEDGDIICFQKSSPVDSDEQYRYPDVPSFLEYVHNRQVVHFRSLEKPKEDDFCLELSKLNTYDDVVERVARQLGLDDPSKIRLTSHNCYSQQPKPQPIKFRGVEHLSDMLVHYNQTSDILYYEVLDIPLPELQGLKTLKVAFHSAVKDEVVIHSIRLPKQSTVADVINDLKTKVELSHPNAELRLLEVFYHKIYKIFPPSEKIENINDQYWTLRAEEIPEEEKNLGPHDRLIHVYHFTKDTSQNQMQVQNFGEPFFLIIHEGETLAEVKVRIQKKLQVPDEEFTKWKFAFLSLGRPEYLQDSDIVSSRFQRRDVYGAWEQYLGLEHSDSAPKRAYAANQNRHTFEKPVKIYN; this is encoded by the exons ATGTATAAAATAATCTCTCCCTCTCAAAGTCTCAACCTAATATCG CAGGAAGACGAAGAGATGTTGGTCCCTCATTCGGATTTCGCCGACGGTCCCCAGCCAATGGAAG TTGCACAAGCGGAGACTGCCAGTACAGTTGAGAACCAGCCAGTTGAGGATCCTCCGTCTTCGAGATTCACGTGGACGATTGAAAACTTTACTAGGTTGAACGCCAAGAAGCACTACTCTGATGTTTTCTTTGTCGGCGGTTTTAAATG GCGGGTGCTCATTTTTCCCAAGGGAAACAACGTGGACCATTTGTCCATGTATCTAGATGTAGCTGATTCGGTGAATTTGCCTTATGGATGGAGTAGATATGCCCAATTCAGCTTGGCTGTGATTAATCAAATCCATAACAAATACACAGTTAGAAAAG ACACACAGCATCAATTCAATGCTCGAGAGAGTGACTGGGGTTTTACGTCGTTCATGCCTCTCAGTGAACTGTATGACCCTGGTAGAGGATATCTTGTGAATGATACGGTCATTGTTGAAGCTGAGGTTGCTGTCCGAAGGGTTGTGGATTACTGGACCTACGACTCCAAAAAGGAAACAGGTTATGTTGGACTCAAGAACCAAGGGGCAACCTGTTACATGAATTCTCTCCTCCAAACTCTGTATCATATCCCCTATTTTAGAAAG GCTGTTTACCATATGCCAACAACTGAGAATGATATGCCATCGGGGAGCATCCCTCTGGCTCTACAGAGCTTATTCTATAAGCTTCAGTACAGTGACAACAGTGTTGCAACAAAAGAGCTGACCAAGTCTTTTGGATGGGACACATATGATTCATTCATGCAACATGACGTCCAAGAACTTAATAGAGTTCTTTGTGAAAAGCTGGAAGATAAAATGAAG GGAACTGTAGTGGAGGGTACAATACAACAGTTGTTCGAAGGGCACCATATGAACTACATTGAATGCATCAATGTGGACTACAAGTCTACAAGAAAGGAGTCATTTTATG ACCTTCAGCTTGATGTCAAAGGCTGTCGAGACGTTTATGCTTCTTTTGATAAGTACGTGGAAGTTGAACGCCTTGAGGGTGATAACAAGTATCATGCTGAGCAACATGGATTGCAG GATGCTAGGAAGGGTGTCCTGTTCATTGATTTCCCTCCTGTCCTTCAGCTTCAGCTAAAACGGTTTGAGTATGATTTCATGCGGGACACTATGGTTAAG ATAAATGACCGTTATGAGTTCCCTCTGCAATTAGACCTCGATAGAGAGAATGGAAAATATTTGTCGCCTGATGCAGATCGTAGAGTTcgcaacctctatacccttcaCAG TGTTTTGGTTCACAGTGGCGGGGTGCATGGTGGACATTATTATGCTTTTATCAGGCCAACCCTTTCTGATCAATG GTTCAAGTTTGATGATGAACGGGTAACAAAAGAAGATGTGAAGAGGGCCTTGGAGGAGCAGTATGGCGGTGAGGAAGAG TTACCTCAGACAAATCCTGGCTTCAACAACACACCATTTAAGTTTACGAAGTATTCCAATGCATACATGCTTGTGTATATACGTGAAAGTGACAAAGATAAAATAATTTGTAACGTGGATGAGAAGGACATAGCTGAACACCTTAGG ATAAGGCTgaagaaagaacaagaagaaaaggagcacaagaaaaaggaaaaagcagAGGCACACCTTTATACCATCATAAAG GTTGCACGGAATGAGGATCTTGTTGAGCAGATTGGGAGGGATATTTATTTTGATCTTGTGGATCATGACAAAGTCCGGAGCTTCCGTATTCAAAAACAAATGCCTTTTACTCTTTTCAAG GAAGAGGTTGCTAAAGATTTTGGCATACCAGTGCAATTCCAGCGCTTTTGGCTGTGGGCAAAGCGGCAAAACCATACTTATCGTCCAAACCGGCCATTAACTCACCAGGAAGAGCAACAATCT GTTGGACAATTGAGGGAGGTTTCGAATAAAGCGCATAATGCGGAACTAAAGTTATTCTTGGAAGTGGAGCTTGGGCTG GATTTGCGTCCTATTCCTCCACCCGACAAGACAAAAGAGGATATTCTGCTTTTTTTCAAGCTATATGATCCTGAGAAGGAGGAGCTCCG GTTTGTTGGAAGGATTTTTGTTAAGGGTACTGGCAAGCCTGTGGATATCTTAACAAGGCTTAATGAAATGGCTGGCTTTGCCGCGAATGAGGAAATTGAGCTTTATGAG GAAATTAAGTTTGAGCCTAGTGTCATGTGTGAACATATTGACAAGAAACTCACATTTCGATCTAGCCAG CTTGAGGATGGGGACATTATTTGTTTCCAGAAATCTTCTCCTGTTGACAGCGATGAACAATACCGATATCCTGATGTTCCATCATTTTTGGAATATGTACATAATCGCCAG GTTGTTCATTTCCGATCTCTTGAGAAGCCAAAGGAGGATGATTTTTGTTTGGAGCT GTCAAAGCTTAACACATACGATGATGTCGTGGAAAGAGTTGCTCGCCAACTTGGCTTGgatgatccatccaaaattaGGCTCACATCCCACAATTGTTACTCTCAGCAGCCTAAACCCCAACCAATCAAGTTCCGGGGGGTGGAGCATTTATCAGACATGCTGGTCCACTACAATCAG ACTTCCGATATCTTGTATTATGAAGTATTGGATATCCCTCTGCCTGAATTGCAAGGCTTGAAAACTTTGAAAGTTGCTTTTCATTCGGCTGTAAAGGATGAG gTGGTCATTCATAGTATAAGACTTCCGAAACAGAGTACAGTTGCAGATGTAATTAATGACCTAAAAACTAAG GTCGAGCTGTCTCATCCCAATGCCGAACTCCGATTGCTTGAAGTGTTCTATCACAAGATCTATAAG ATCTTTCCCCCCAGTGAAAAGATAGAGAACATAAATGATCAGTACTGGACATTGCGAGCTGAGGAG ATTcctgaagaagagaagaacctTGGCCCTCATGACCGCTTGATTCATGTTTACCACTTCACAAAAGATACTTCCCAAAACCAGATG CAGGTTCAGAACTTTGGAGAGCCCTTTTTCCTGATCATTCATGAAGGCGAGACTTTAGCTGAAGTTAAAGTGCGTATACAGAAGAAATTGCAGGTTCCAGATGAGGAGTTCACCAAG TGGAAATTTGCATTTTTGTCATTGGGTCGTCCTGAGTATCTTCAAGATTCTGACATTGTATCCAGTCGTTTTCAG AGAAGAGATGTTTATGGAGCTTGGGAGCAGTATCTTGGACTGGAGCACTCTGACAGTGCTCCTAAAAGGGCTTATGCAGCTAATCAG AACCGTCATACATTTGAGAAGCCGGTAAAAATCTACAACTAG
- the LOC122086487 gene encoding ubiquitin C-terminal hydrolase 12 isoform X10 produces MTMMTPPPLDEDEEMLVPHSDFADGPQPMEVAQAETASTVENQPVEDPPSSRFTWTIENFTRLNAKKHYSDVFFVGGFKWRVLIFPKGNNVDHLSMYLDVADSVNLPYGWSRYAQFSLAVINQIHNKYTVRKDTQHQFNARESDWGFTSFMPLSELYDPGRGYLVNDTVIVEAEVAVRRVVDYWTYDSKKETGYVGLKNQGATCYMNSLLQTLYHIPYFRKAVYHMPTTENDMPSGSIPLALQSLFYKLQYSDNSVATKELTKSFGWDTYDSFMQHDVQELNRVLCEKLEDKMKGTVVEGTIQQLFEGHHMNYIECINVDYKSTRKESFYDLQLDVKGCRDVYASFDKYVEVERLEGDNKYHAEQHGLQDARKGVLFIDFPPVLQLQLKRFEYDFMRDTMVKINDRYEFPLQLDLDRENGKYLSPDADRRVRNLYTLHSVLVHSGGVHGGHYYAFIRPTLSDQWFKFDDERVTKEDVKRALEEQYGGEEELPQTNPGFNNTPFKFTKYSNAYMLVYIRESDKDKIICNVDEKDIAEHLRIRLKKEQEEKEHKKKEKAEAHLYTIIKVARNEDLVEQIGRDIYFDLVDHDKVRSFRIQKQMPFTLFKEEVAKDFGIPVQFQRFWLWAKRQNHTYRPNRPLTHQEEQQSVGQLREVSNKAHNAELKLFLEVELGLDLRPIPPPDKTKEDILLFFKLYDPEKEELRFVGRIFVKGTGKPVDILTRLNEMAGFAANEEIELYEEIKFEPSVMCEHIDKKLTFRSSQLEDGDIICFQKSSPVDSDEQYRYPDVPSFLEYVHNRQVVHFRSLEKPKEDDFCLELSKLNTYDDVVERVARQLGLDDPSKIRLTSHNCYSQQPKPQPIKFRGVEHLSDMLVHYNQTSDILYYEVLDIPLPELQGLKTLKVAFHSAVKDEVVIHSIRLPKQSTVADVINDLKTKVELSHPNAELRLLEVFYHKIYKIFPPSEKIENINDQYWTLRAEEIPEEEKNLGPHDRLIHVYHFTKDTSQNQMQVQNFGEPFFLIIHEGETLAEVKVRIQKKLQVPDEEFTKWKFAFLSLGRPEYLQDSDIVSSRFQRRDVYGAWEQYLGLEHSDSAPKRAYAANQNRHTFEKPVKIYN; encoded by the exons ATGACTATGATGACTCCTCCACCGTTAGAT GAAGACGAAGAGATGTTGGTCCCTCATTCGGATTTCGCCGACGGTCCCCAGCCAATGGAAG TTGCACAAGCGGAGACTGCCAGTACAGTTGAGAACCAGCCAGTTGAGGATCCTCCGTCTTCGAGATTCACGTGGACGATTGAAAACTTTACTAGGTTGAACGCCAAGAAGCACTACTCTGATGTTTTCTTTGTCGGCGGTTTTAAATG GCGGGTGCTCATTTTTCCCAAGGGAAACAACGTGGACCATTTGTCCATGTATCTAGATGTAGCTGATTCGGTGAATTTGCCTTATGGATGGAGTAGATATGCCCAATTCAGCTTGGCTGTGATTAATCAAATCCATAACAAATACACAGTTAGAAAAG ACACACAGCATCAATTCAATGCTCGAGAGAGTGACTGGGGTTTTACGTCGTTCATGCCTCTCAGTGAACTGTATGACCCTGGTAGAGGATATCTTGTGAATGATACGGTCATTGTTGAAGCTGAGGTTGCTGTCCGAAGGGTTGTGGATTACTGGACCTACGACTCCAAAAAGGAAACAGGTTATGTTGGACTCAAGAACCAAGGGGCAACCTGTTACATGAATTCTCTCCTCCAAACTCTGTATCATATCCCCTATTTTAGAAAG GCTGTTTACCATATGCCAACAACTGAGAATGATATGCCATCGGGGAGCATCCCTCTGGCTCTACAGAGCTTATTCTATAAGCTTCAGTACAGTGACAACAGTGTTGCAACAAAAGAGCTGACCAAGTCTTTTGGATGGGACACATATGATTCATTCATGCAACATGACGTCCAAGAACTTAATAGAGTTCTTTGTGAAAAGCTGGAAGATAAAATGAAG GGAACTGTAGTGGAGGGTACAATACAACAGTTGTTCGAAGGGCACCATATGAACTACATTGAATGCATCAATGTGGACTACAAGTCTACAAGAAAGGAGTCATTTTATG ACCTTCAGCTTGATGTCAAAGGCTGTCGAGACGTTTATGCTTCTTTTGATAAGTACGTGGAAGTTGAACGCCTTGAGGGTGATAACAAGTATCATGCTGAGCAACATGGATTGCAG GATGCTAGGAAGGGTGTCCTGTTCATTGATTTCCCTCCTGTCCTTCAGCTTCAGCTAAAACGGTTTGAGTATGATTTCATGCGGGACACTATGGTTAAG ATAAATGACCGTTATGAGTTCCCTCTGCAATTAGACCTCGATAGAGAGAATGGAAAATATTTGTCGCCTGATGCAGATCGTAGAGTTcgcaacctctatacccttcaCAG TGTTTTGGTTCACAGTGGCGGGGTGCATGGTGGACATTATTATGCTTTTATCAGGCCAACCCTTTCTGATCAATG GTTCAAGTTTGATGATGAACGGGTAACAAAAGAAGATGTGAAGAGGGCCTTGGAGGAGCAGTATGGCGGTGAGGAAGAG TTACCTCAGACAAATCCTGGCTTCAACAACACACCATTTAAGTTTACGAAGTATTCCAATGCATACATGCTTGTGTATATACGTGAAAGTGACAAAGATAAAATAATTTGTAACGTGGATGAGAAGGACATAGCTGAACACCTTAGG ATAAGGCTgaagaaagaacaagaagaaaaggagcacaagaaaaaggaaaaagcagAGGCACACCTTTATACCATCATAAAG GTTGCACGGAATGAGGATCTTGTTGAGCAGATTGGGAGGGATATTTATTTTGATCTTGTGGATCATGACAAAGTCCGGAGCTTCCGTATTCAAAAACAAATGCCTTTTACTCTTTTCAAG GAAGAGGTTGCTAAAGATTTTGGCATACCAGTGCAATTCCAGCGCTTTTGGCTGTGGGCAAAGCGGCAAAACCATACTTATCGTCCAAACCGGCCATTAACTCACCAGGAAGAGCAACAATCT GTTGGACAATTGAGGGAGGTTTCGAATAAAGCGCATAATGCGGAACTAAAGTTATTCTTGGAAGTGGAGCTTGGGCTG GATTTGCGTCCTATTCCTCCACCCGACAAGACAAAAGAGGATATTCTGCTTTTTTTCAAGCTATATGATCCTGAGAAGGAGGAGCTCCG GTTTGTTGGAAGGATTTTTGTTAAGGGTACTGGCAAGCCTGTGGATATCTTAACAAGGCTTAATGAAATGGCTGGCTTTGCCGCGAATGAGGAAATTGAGCTTTATGAG GAAATTAAGTTTGAGCCTAGTGTCATGTGTGAACATATTGACAAGAAACTCACATTTCGATCTAGCCAG CTTGAGGATGGGGACATTATTTGTTTCCAGAAATCTTCTCCTGTTGACAGCGATGAACAATACCGATATCCTGATGTTCCATCATTTTTGGAATATGTACATAATCGCCAG GTTGTTCATTTCCGATCTCTTGAGAAGCCAAAGGAGGATGATTTTTGTTTGGAGCT GTCAAAGCTTAACACATACGATGATGTCGTGGAAAGAGTTGCTCGCCAACTTGGCTTGgatgatccatccaaaattaGGCTCACATCCCACAATTGTTACTCTCAGCAGCCTAAACCCCAACCAATCAAGTTCCGGGGGGTGGAGCATTTATCAGACATGCTGGTCCACTACAATCAG ACTTCCGATATCTTGTATTATGAAGTATTGGATATCCCTCTGCCTGAATTGCAAGGCTTGAAAACTTTGAAAGTTGCTTTTCATTCGGCTGTAAAGGATGAG gTGGTCATTCATAGTATAAGACTTCCGAAACAGAGTACAGTTGCAGATGTAATTAATGACCTAAAAACTAAG GTCGAGCTGTCTCATCCCAATGCCGAACTCCGATTGCTTGAAGTGTTCTATCACAAGATCTATAAG ATCTTTCCCCCCAGTGAAAAGATAGAGAACATAAATGATCAGTACTGGACATTGCGAGCTGAGGAG ATTcctgaagaagagaagaacctTGGCCCTCATGACCGCTTGATTCATGTTTACCACTTCACAAAAGATACTTCCCAAAACCAGATG CAGGTTCAGAACTTTGGAGAGCCCTTTTTCCTGATCATTCATGAAGGCGAGACTTTAGCTGAAGTTAAAGTGCGTATACAGAAGAAATTGCAGGTTCCAGATGAGGAGTTCACCAAG TGGAAATTTGCATTTTTGTCATTGGGTCGTCCTGAGTATCTTCAAGATTCTGACATTGTATCCAGTCGTTTTCAG AGAAGAGATGTTTATGGAGCTTGGGAGCAGTATCTTGGACTGGAGCACTCTGACAGTGCTCCTAAAAGGGCTTATGCAGCTAATCAG AACCGTCATACATTTGAGAAGCCGGTAAAAATCTACAACTAG
- the LOC122086487 gene encoding ubiquitin C-terminal hydrolase 12 isoform X1 — protein MYKIISPSQSLNLISQEDEEMLVPHSDFADGPQPMEVVAQAETASTVENQPVEDPPSSRFTWTIENFTRLNAKKHYSDVFFVGGFKWRVLIFPKGNNVDHLSMYLDVADSVNLPYGWSRYAQFSLAVINQIHNKYTVRKDTQHQFNARESDWGFTSFMPLSELYDPGRGYLVNDTVIVEAEVAVRRVVDYWTYDSKKETGYVGLKNQGATCYMNSLLQTLYHIPYFRKAVYHMPTTENDMPSGSIPLALQSLFYKLQYSDNSVATKELTKSFGWDTYDSFMQHDVQELNRVLCEKLEDKMKGTVVEGTIQQLFEGHHMNYIECINVDYKSTRKESFYDLQLDVKGCRDVYASFDKYVEVERLEGDNKYHAEQHGLQDARKGVLFIDFPPVLQLQLKRFEYDFMRDTMVKINDRYEFPLQLDLDRENGKYLSPDADRRVRNLYTLHSVLVHSGGVHGGHYYAFIRPTLSDQWFKFDDERVTKEDVKRALEEQYGGEEELPQTNPGFNNTPFKFTKYSNAYMLVYIRESDKDKIICNVDEKDIAEHLRIRLKKEQEEKEHKKKEKAEAHLYTIIKVARNEDLVEQIGRDIYFDLVDHDKVRSFRIQKQMPFTLFKEEVAKDFGIPVQFQRFWLWAKRQNHTYRPNRPLTHQEEQQSVGQLREVSNKAHNAELKLFLEVELGLDLRPIPPPDKTKEDILLFFKLYDPEKEELRFVGRIFVKGTGKPVDILTRLNEMAGFAANEEIELYEEIKFEPSVMCEHIDKKLTFRSSQLEDGDIICFQKSSPVDSDEQYRYPDVPSFLEYVHNRQVVHFRSLEKPKEDDFCLELSKLNTYDDVVERVARQLGLDDPSKIRLTSHNCYSQQPKPQPIKFRGVEHLSDMLVHYNQTSDILYYEVLDIPLPELQGLKTLKVAFHSAVKDEVVIHSIRLPKQSTVADVINDLKTKVELSHPNAELRLLEVFYHKIYKIFPPSEKIENINDQYWTLRAEEIPEEEKNLGPHDRLIHVYHFTKDTSQNQMQVQNFGEPFFLIIHEGETLAEVKVRIQKKLQVPDEEFTKWKFAFLSLGRPEYLQDSDIVSSRFQRRDVYGAWEQYLGLEHSDSAPKRAYAANQNRHTFEKPVKIYN, from the exons ATGTATAAAATAATCTCTCCCTCTCAAAGTCTCAACCTAATATCG CAGGAAGACGAAGAGATGTTGGTCCCTCATTCGGATTTCGCCGACGGTCCCCAGCCAATGGAAG TAGTTGCACAAGCGGAGACTGCCAGTACAGTTGAGAACCAGCCAGTTGAGGATCCTCCGTCTTCGAGATTCACGTGGACGATTGAAAACTTTACTAGGTTGAACGCCAAGAAGCACTACTCTGATGTTTTCTTTGTCGGCGGTTTTAAATG GCGGGTGCTCATTTTTCCCAAGGGAAACAACGTGGACCATTTGTCCATGTATCTAGATGTAGCTGATTCGGTGAATTTGCCTTATGGATGGAGTAGATATGCCCAATTCAGCTTGGCTGTGATTAATCAAATCCATAACAAATACACAGTTAGAAAAG ACACACAGCATCAATTCAATGCTCGAGAGAGTGACTGGGGTTTTACGTCGTTCATGCCTCTCAGTGAACTGTATGACCCTGGTAGAGGATATCTTGTGAATGATACGGTCATTGTTGAAGCTGAGGTTGCTGTCCGAAGGGTTGTGGATTACTGGACCTACGACTCCAAAAAGGAAACAGGTTATGTTGGACTCAAGAACCAAGGGGCAACCTGTTACATGAATTCTCTCCTCCAAACTCTGTATCATATCCCCTATTTTAGAAAG GCTGTTTACCATATGCCAACAACTGAGAATGATATGCCATCGGGGAGCATCCCTCTGGCTCTACAGAGCTTATTCTATAAGCTTCAGTACAGTGACAACAGTGTTGCAACAAAAGAGCTGACCAAGTCTTTTGGATGGGACACATATGATTCATTCATGCAACATGACGTCCAAGAACTTAATAGAGTTCTTTGTGAAAAGCTGGAAGATAAAATGAAG GGAACTGTAGTGGAGGGTACAATACAACAGTTGTTCGAAGGGCACCATATGAACTACATTGAATGCATCAATGTGGACTACAAGTCTACAAGAAAGGAGTCATTTTATG ACCTTCAGCTTGATGTCAAAGGCTGTCGAGACGTTTATGCTTCTTTTGATAAGTACGTGGAAGTTGAACGCCTTGAGGGTGATAACAAGTATCATGCTGAGCAACATGGATTGCAG GATGCTAGGAAGGGTGTCCTGTTCATTGATTTCCCTCCTGTCCTTCAGCTTCAGCTAAAACGGTTTGAGTATGATTTCATGCGGGACACTATGGTTAAG ATAAATGACCGTTATGAGTTCCCTCTGCAATTAGACCTCGATAGAGAGAATGGAAAATATTTGTCGCCTGATGCAGATCGTAGAGTTcgcaacctctatacccttcaCAG TGTTTTGGTTCACAGTGGCGGGGTGCATGGTGGACATTATTATGCTTTTATCAGGCCAACCCTTTCTGATCAATG GTTCAAGTTTGATGATGAACGGGTAACAAAAGAAGATGTGAAGAGGGCCTTGGAGGAGCAGTATGGCGGTGAGGAAGAG TTACCTCAGACAAATCCTGGCTTCAACAACACACCATTTAAGTTTACGAAGTATTCCAATGCATACATGCTTGTGTATATACGTGAAAGTGACAAAGATAAAATAATTTGTAACGTGGATGAGAAGGACATAGCTGAACACCTTAGG ATAAGGCTgaagaaagaacaagaagaaaaggagcacaagaaaaaggaaaaagcagAGGCACACCTTTATACCATCATAAAG GTTGCACGGAATGAGGATCTTGTTGAGCAGATTGGGAGGGATATTTATTTTGATCTTGTGGATCATGACAAAGTCCGGAGCTTCCGTATTCAAAAACAAATGCCTTTTACTCTTTTCAAG GAAGAGGTTGCTAAAGATTTTGGCATACCAGTGCAATTCCAGCGCTTTTGGCTGTGGGCAAAGCGGCAAAACCATACTTATCGTCCAAACCGGCCATTAACTCACCAGGAAGAGCAACAATCT GTTGGACAATTGAGGGAGGTTTCGAATAAAGCGCATAATGCGGAACTAAAGTTATTCTTGGAAGTGGAGCTTGGGCTG GATTTGCGTCCTATTCCTCCACCCGACAAGACAAAAGAGGATATTCTGCTTTTTTTCAAGCTATATGATCCTGAGAAGGAGGAGCTCCG GTTTGTTGGAAGGATTTTTGTTAAGGGTACTGGCAAGCCTGTGGATATCTTAACAAGGCTTAATGAAATGGCTGGCTTTGCCGCGAATGAGGAAATTGAGCTTTATGAG GAAATTAAGTTTGAGCCTAGTGTCATGTGTGAACATATTGACAAGAAACTCACATTTCGATCTAGCCAG CTTGAGGATGGGGACATTATTTGTTTCCAGAAATCTTCTCCTGTTGACAGCGATGAACAATACCGATATCCTGATGTTCCATCATTTTTGGAATATGTACATAATCGCCAG GTTGTTCATTTCCGATCTCTTGAGAAGCCAAAGGAGGATGATTTTTGTTTGGAGCT GTCAAAGCTTAACACATACGATGATGTCGTGGAAAGAGTTGCTCGCCAACTTGGCTTGgatgatccatccaaaattaGGCTCACATCCCACAATTGTTACTCTCAGCAGCCTAAACCCCAACCAATCAAGTTCCGGGGGGTGGAGCATTTATCAGACATGCTGGTCCACTACAATCAG ACTTCCGATATCTTGTATTATGAAGTATTGGATATCCCTCTGCCTGAATTGCAAGGCTTGAAAACTTTGAAAGTTGCTTTTCATTCGGCTGTAAAGGATGAG gTGGTCATTCATAGTATAAGACTTCCGAAACAGAGTACAGTTGCAGATGTAATTAATGACCTAAAAACTAAG GTCGAGCTGTCTCATCCCAATGCCGAACTCCGATTGCTTGAAGTGTTCTATCACAAGATCTATAAG ATCTTTCCCCCCAGTGAAAAGATAGAGAACATAAATGATCAGTACTGGACATTGCGAGCTGAGGAG ATTcctgaagaagagaagaacctTGGCCCTCATGACCGCTTGATTCATGTTTACCACTTCACAAAAGATACTTCCCAAAACCAGATG CAGGTTCAGAACTTTGGAGAGCCCTTTTTCCTGATCATTCATGAAGGCGAGACTTTAGCTGAAGTTAAAGTGCGTATACAGAAGAAATTGCAGGTTCCAGATGAGGAGTTCACCAAG TGGAAATTTGCATTTTTGTCATTGGGTCGTCCTGAGTATCTTCAAGATTCTGACATTGTATCCAGTCGTTTTCAG AGAAGAGATGTTTATGGAGCTTGGGAGCAGTATCTTGGACTGGAGCACTCTGACAGTGCTCCTAAAAGGGCTTATGCAGCTAATCAG AACCGTCATACATTTGAGAAGCCGGTAAAAATCTACAACTAG